The following proteins are co-located in the Aggregatibacter aphrophilus ATCC 33389 genome:
- the rseB gene encoding sigma-E factor regulatory protein RseB, producing MLKTFLKNTALFLLLICSFSSLAEETLSPKQLLQEMKKASDQLNYEFSFIQTTPSNMDSLRYRHFKADGKTYAQLVTLDGAQQEIVQRDDLISYFQANYQPFTINGEGIIDNLPPLLQSNFSALEKYYDFVYIGRNRVADRVVQTIRILPKDDFRYQYLVFIDEENHLLLRSDMLDSDGNLLDQFRVVNLYIGDGLSGLVEYLNHVTIPPLLLDKKANKTPSFSWQPGWLPNGFKLVNHSIETDSGEKIESQLYSDGLFSFTLYVSAKIADTDKQDSTWRQGAYTIYSESVDNKEVTIIGQVPISTAKRIVQDIKLRK from the coding sequence ATGTTAAAAACATTTCTAAAAAACACCGCACTTTTCTTATTGTTGATCTGTTCATTTTCCTCTTTGGCGGAAGAAACACTCTCGCCAAAACAGCTTTTACAGGAGATGAAAAAAGCCTCCGATCAATTAAATTATGAATTTTCTTTCATTCAAACCACGCCTTCCAATATGGATTCTTTGCGTTATCGCCACTTTAAAGCAGATGGAAAAACCTATGCTCAGTTGGTGACGCTTGATGGTGCACAACAGGAAATTGTTCAGCGGGATGATTTAATCAGCTATTTCCAGGCGAACTATCAGCCTTTTACTATTAATGGCGAAGGTATTATTGATAATTTGCCGCCATTGTTGCAGAGCAATTTCAGCGCACTAGAAAAATATTATGACTTTGTGTATATCGGCCGTAATCGTGTGGCAGATCGTGTTGTACAAACTATTCGAATTTTGCCGAAAGATGACTTTCGTTATCAATACTTAGTTTTTATTGATGAAGAAAACCATTTGTTACTTCGCAGCGATATGTTGGATAGTGATGGTAATTTATTAGATCAGTTCCGTGTAGTGAATTTATATATCGGTGATGGTTTGTCCGGTTTGGTTGAATATTTGAATCATGTTACTATACCGCCATTACTGTTGGATAAAAAAGCCAATAAAACGCCTTCATTTAGTTGGCAGCCCGGTTGGTTGCCGAATGGATTCAAGTTAGTTAATCATAGCATTGAAACTGATTCAGGAGAGAAAATCGAGTCACAGCTTTATAGTGATGGTTTATTTTCTTTCACCCTATATGTTTCTGCAAAAATTGCTGATACTGATAAACAAGATAGCACTTGGCGTCAGGGCGCTTACACGATTTATAGCGAAAGTGTGGATAACAAAGAAGTGACGATTATCGGTCAGGTACCAATTTCCACAGCAAAACGTATAGTGCAGGATATTAAGCTGAGAAAATAG
- a CDS encoding SoxR reducing system RseC family protein produces MLTESAVVIEYESGRAKVKCQAQSACGACSAKSACGTSALSDLAGTGARGEHIFTVETITPLKVGQRVEIGLSEHSLIKSALVVYCVPLFTLLFSTWLFDGVFDHELVSVIFIFLATALSFFAVRWYAKKLNHKSTYQPVLLRVL; encoded by the coding sequence ATGTTGACAGAAAGTGCGGTGGTTATTGAATATGAGTCCGGTCGGGCAAAAGTAAAATGCCAAGCTCAGAGTGCTTGCGGAGCCTGCTCGGCAAAGTCTGCCTGTGGCACTTCTGCCTTGTCGGACCTTGCTGGTACAGGTGCCCGTGGTGAGCATATTTTTACCGTTGAAACCATCACGCCGCTGAAAGTGGGACAACGGGTAGAAATCGGATTATCGGAACATTCGTTGATTAAATCTGCGTTGGTGGTGTATTGCGTGCCGTTATTTACTTTGTTGTTTAGCACATGGTTATTTGACGGGGTGTTTGATCACGAGTTAGTCAGCGTTATTTTTATCTTTTTGGCGACTGCACTTTCATTTTTTGCGGTGCGTTGGTATGCCAAAAAACTTAATCATAAATCCACTTATCAACCCGTATTATTACGGGTTTTATAA
- the mobB gene encoding molybdopterin-guanine dinucleotide biosynthesis protein MobB — protein sequence MLPMLGITGHSGSGKTTLLEKLLPALQQRNLRPAVIKHSHHNAQIDKEGKDSWRMKEAGSAQVIMTCDQRWALMTETPQSASLAYLAQQFDATLTDFVLVEGFKQEPIEKILLHRRDMTKPLPVIDDHVLAVATDYPLDCDKPVLDINHIDQVAEFIVTWYQQKCG from the coding sequence ATGCTCCCCATGCTCGGCATTACCGGCCACAGTGGTAGTGGCAAAACCACATTATTAGAAAAGCTTTTACCTGCATTACAACAGCGAAATTTACGCCCTGCGGTCATTAAACATAGCCATCATAACGCGCAAATTGACAAAGAAGGCAAGGATAGTTGGCGTATGAAAGAGGCGGGATCTGCACAAGTGATTATGACGTGTGATCAACGTTGGGCGTTGATGACAGAAACACCGCAAAGTGCGTCTCTAGCTTATTTGGCACAACAATTTGATGCCACGTTAACCGATTTTGTGTTGGTCGAAGGCTTTAAGCAGGAACCGATTGAAAAAATTCTACTGCACCGCCGAGATATGACGAAGCCATTGCCTGTGATTGATGATCATGTATTAGCAGTGGCAACTGATTATCCGTTAGACTGCGACAAACCAGTTTTAGATATAAATCATATCGACCAAGTTGCTGAGTTTATCGTGACTTGGTATCAACAAAAGTGCGGTTAA
- a CDS encoding DHA2 family efflux MFS transporter permease subunit produces the protein MSERQNYRNLAWIAAIALFMQSLDATILNTALPAISASLNESPLEMQMTIISYALTVALFIPLTGWVADKYGTLNVFRVAVGIFVLGSVACAMANSLNALILSRILQGFGGALMMPVARLAIIRHVPKTQLVAAWNAMAMAGLIGPVMGPIVGGWLVTHATWHWIFLINIPIGLLGIWFAGRYMPNSTGKINKLDWFGFVLFASGLAGVTLGLDLLSEDRVSQWSTALILLIGVLSFVVYCFYAQRVQTPLLPLNLFTVRTFRVGIIANVFIRLTGSGIPFLMPLMLQLVFHYSAEIAGWLLAPIALSSIVTKSFASKILSRFGYKTTLIFTALSMTIAIATMSLLNQQTSLLLLICILAWYGSCMSIIFTAVNTLTISELSDQNASAGSTYLSVIQQVGISVGIAVSAVILDIYRHVIGQQGDQLQQAFNYTFLTSALFGILLLWVLSYLKKEDGAGNFHRK, from the coding sequence ATGAGTGAGCGTCAGAATTATCGTAACTTAGCTTGGATTGCTGCTATAGCGTTATTTATGCAATCTCTTGATGCCACTATTCTAAACACTGCCTTGCCTGCTATCTCCGCCAGCCTGAATGAATCGCCATTAGAAATGCAAATGACAATTATCAGTTATGCTCTCACCGTCGCGTTATTCATTCCACTTACCGGCTGGGTGGCGGACAAATATGGCACACTAAACGTCTTTCGTGTTGCTGTCGGCATTTTTGTGTTGGGTTCTGTTGCCTGCGCTATGGCAAATTCATTAAATGCTTTGATTTTGTCTCGTATTTTGCAAGGCTTCGGTGGTGCATTAATGATGCCTGTGGCGCGTTTGGCAATTATTCGTCATGTGCCGAAAACTCAATTAGTCGCTGCATGGAACGCCATGGCAATGGCTGGGCTTATCGGCCCGGTGATGGGGCCTATTGTTGGTGGCTGGTTAGTGACACATGCCACTTGGCATTGGATTTTCTTAATTAATATTCCTATTGGCTTACTAGGCATCTGGTTTGCGGGGCGTTATATGCCGAACAGCACAGGCAAAATTAATAAATTGGATTGGTTTGGTTTCGTATTGTTTGCTAGCGGATTGGCAGGCGTTACTCTTGGTTTGGATTTACTTTCGGAAGATAGGGTTAGTCAATGGAGCACCGCTCTTATTTTGCTCATTGGGGTTCTCAGTTTTGTTGTTTATTGTTTCTATGCACAGCGCGTACAAACCCCCTTATTACCACTAAATTTATTTACTGTTCGAACCTTTCGCGTAGGTATTATTGCTAATGTTTTTATTCGTTTAACCGGCTCCGGTATCCCCTTTCTCATGCCCTTAATGTTACAACTTGTATTTCATTACAGTGCCGAAATTGCCGGTTGGTTATTGGCACCTATTGCACTTAGCTCCATTGTCACTAAATCCTTTGCCAGCAAAATTTTGTCGCGTTTTGGCTACAAAACAACGCTAATTTTCACCGCACTTTCTATGACAATTGCTATTGCGACCATGAGTCTGCTTAATCAACAAACGTCATTATTGCTGCTTATCTGCATCTTGGCATGGTACGGTAGTTGTATGTCTATTATCTTCACCGCCGTCAATACCTTGACTATCAGTGAGTTAAGTGACCAAAATGCGAGTGCCGGCTCCACCTACCTCAGTGTAATCCAACAAGTCGGTATTAGCGTGGGTATCGCTGTCTCTGCCGTGATTCTCGATATTTACCGTCATGTTATCGGCCAACAAGGTGACCAATTACAACAAGCCTTCAACTACACTTTCCTCACCTCTGCGCTATTTGGCATCCTGTTGTTATGGGTTCTGAGCTATCTTAAAAAGGAAGATGGTGCGGGAAATTTTCATCGAAAATAG
- a CDS encoding MerR family transcriptional regulator translates to MKIGEFAKACGSSVRMIRFYEKFNLINPLRNANGYRSYDKQDIDYVKKVILLNHAGLALKDIALLRTCLNEKPQHFCDSLRSKLKTRLTDIHEQITSLNQSKRLIEQLLNMEEK, encoded by the coding sequence ATGAAAATCGGAGAATTCGCCAAAGCCTGTGGCAGTAGCGTTCGCATGATACGTTTTTATGAAAAATTTAACTTAATCAATCCATTACGCAATGCTAATGGATACCGAAGTTATGACAAGCAAGATATTGATTATGTGAAAAAAGTAATTTTACTCAATCACGCAGGATTGGCGTTGAAAGATATTGCGCTGTTACGAACTTGCCTCAACGAAAAACCACAACATTTTTGTGATAGCTTGCGAAGCAAACTAAAAACTAGACTCACGGATATCCATGAACAAATAACATCCCTCAATCAATCCAAAAGGCTTATTGAACAATTACTGAACATGGAAGAGAAATAA
- a CDS encoding RBBP9/YdeN family alpha/beta hydrolase yields MNRRQFCYLSLGAGAVVSSMAFGQSSSATQQYKVFIIHGYGATPQDHWFPWLKQQTSQYEISTVMIPFPNSEHPDFERWQQTLRDYVGMPDERCIFVAHSLGTISLLHYLSVMCPKRIGGMILVAGFAGRIPGLATINDFNIDAYVDRTTIDFAAIQTMTSKIYCVISDDDYIVVPKSSHLLAQQLHAQIINVEKGGHFLATDGFTQLPQAWLALKQCIQ; encoded by the coding sequence ATGAATAGACGACAATTTTGTTATTTAAGTCTTGGTGCAGGGGCGGTAGTAAGTAGTATGGCATTTGGCCAGAGTTCCTCAGCGACGCAACAGTATAAAGTTTTTATTATTCATGGTTATGGCGCGACGCCGCAGGATCATTGGTTTCCTTGGTTGAAACAGCAAACATCACAATACGAGATTTCGACCGTTATGATTCCTTTCCCAAATAGCGAACATCCCGATTTTGAGCGTTGGCAGCAAACGTTACGAGATTATGTCGGTATGCCTGATGAGCGTTGTATTTTTGTTGCTCATAGCTTGGGAACGATTAGTTTATTGCATTATTTGAGCGTGATGTGTCCTAAGCGAATTGGAGGAATGATTCTAGTAGCCGGTTTTGCCGGGCGGATTCCGGGACTGGCAACAATTAATGATTTTAATATTGATGCCTACGTTGATCGAACAACAATTGATTTTGCTGCAATTCAAACCATGACGTCGAAAATTTACTGCGTTATTAGTGACGATGATTACATTGTGGTGCCGAAAAGTAGCCATTTATTGGCACAACAACTACACGCGCAAATTATTAATGTGGAAAAGGGCGGACACTTTTTGGCGACGGATGGCTTTACTCAATTACCACAAGCATGGTTGGCACTTAAACAATGCATACAATAA
- a CDS encoding EthD domain-containing protein, which produces MFKIIMLITKKASLSTTEFTRLWRLHSQKVEDFKEVLRIQRYCKTVPLTGGNQLSTQRETLPFKFDAMGELWYGCKDDFLRTRDSEEGRRVLAILKEDEKRFVDLSNSVMWLGEEEQVL; this is translated from the coding sequence ATGTTTAAGATCATTATGCTAATTACTAAAAAAGCGTCTCTATCGACAACTGAATTTACTCGGTTATGGCGATTACATTCCCAAAAAGTCGAGGATTTTAAGGAAGTATTGAGAATTCAGCGTTATTGTAAAACCGTTCCATTAACCGGTGGGAATCAACTGAGTACGCAAAGGGAAACGCTACCTTTTAAGTTCGATGCTATGGGCGAATTATGGTATGGTTGCAAAGATGATTTTTTGCGTACCAGAGATTCAGAGGAAGGCAGAAGGGTTTTAGCTATTCTTAAGGAAGACGAAAAACGCTTTGTGGATTTGTCTAATTCCGTTATGTGGCTGGGTGAGGAAGAACAAGTGCTTTAA
- the nlpD gene encoding murein hydrolase activator NlpD — protein MKKSFLLLPITLAVLAACSSNSPAPVENADGTLSPGMMQAVDGSSDGGNATWEPQITQSNVPNSMNGPMQQGGNMQGTGAQSTPQPNFQPTYQQPQPVQQPVQQMQPQPVAQTHPQQASQDFTIPRNPTTNAPDYTQINKGFYKGETYTVRKGDTMFLIAYISGLDVKELAALNNMKEPYSLSVGQTLKVSNGRSATPQPTAKTTPVQPMQATTQPGATEPTITYTPGANGTQYGSDGTITGPIKAGVGGTSPSNAPLTTQVQQPTTGQVTPTETAPAVSNVAWRWPTNGNVIQGFSNSDGGNKGIDISGSRGQAVNAAAGGRVVYAGNALRGYGNLIIIKHNDDFLSAYAHNDSILVKDQQEVKAGQQIAKMGSTGTNGVKLHFEIRYKGKSVDPTRYLPRR, from the coding sequence ATGAAAAAATCTTTTTTACTTTTACCAATAACGCTCGCTGTACTTGCAGCTTGTAGCTCAAACTCACCGGCACCGGTAGAAAACGCCGACGGCACACTTTCTCCGGGCATGATGCAGGCAGTGGACGGTAGTTCCGATGGTGGCAATGCCACCTGGGAACCGCAAATTACTCAAAGTAATGTACCGAATTCCATGAATGGCCCAATGCAACAAGGTGGCAATATGCAAGGTACCGGTGCACAATCCACACCACAACCAAATTTCCAGCCGACCTATCAACAACCACAACCGGTACAACAGCCAGTGCAACAGATGCAACCACAACCTGTGGCACAAACACACCCTCAGCAGGCTTCACAGGATTTTACCATCCCGCGTAACCCAACCACTAACGCGCCGGATTATACCCAAATTAACAAAGGCTTCTATAAAGGGGAAACTTATACCGTACGTAAAGGCGATACCATGTTCCTCATTGCTTATATTTCCGGCTTAGATGTAAAAGAGTTGGCCGCGTTAAATAACATGAAAGAGCCATATAGTCTAAGCGTGGGGCAAACCTTAAAGGTGTCTAACGGACGCTCTGCCACCCCACAACCGACGGCAAAAACCACGCCGGTTCAGCCTATGCAAGCAACGACTCAACCGGGCGCAACCGAACCAACGATTACCTATACTCCAGGCGCTAACGGTACACAATATGGCTCTGATGGTACCATTACCGGTCCGATCAAAGCCGGTGTAGGCGGTACATCGCCGTCTAATGCGCCATTGACGACACAGGTGCAACAACCGACCACAGGCCAAGTAACACCAACAGAAACCGCGCCGGCCGTCTCTAACGTCGCTTGGCGTTGGCCGACCAACGGTAACGTTATCCAAGGTTTCTCAAACTCTGATGGCGGCAATAAAGGTATCGACATCAGCGGTTCACGCGGACAAGCGGTTAACGCGGCTGCCGGCGGTCGTGTAGTTTACGCGGGCAATGCGTTACGTGGCTACGGAAATCTGATCATCATCAAACACAACGATGACTTCCTCAGTGCCTACGCCCACAATGACAGCATCTTAGTGAAAGACCAACAGGAAGTGAAAGCCGGTCAACAAATTGCCAAAATGGGCAGCACCGGTACCAACGGCGTAAAACTTCACTTTGAAATTCGCTACAAAGGTAAATCGGTCGATCCAACCCGTTATTTACCTCGTCGTTAA
- a CDS encoding YqaA family protein: MNLFGAMYDKTMIWSKHRFAPFWLSFVSFIEAIFFPIPPDVMLIPMSMSKPQSAMKFAWLTAIASVLGGMIGYALGYYAFDLVEQYITQWGYQEHWQTAIHWFEKWGILVVFVAGFSPIPYKVFTICAGVMHMAFLPFVLTAFISRAARFILVAKLAAWGGEKFAAKLRKSIEIIGWAVVVLAVIAYLILR; the protein is encoded by the coding sequence ATGAACCTGTTTGGTGCAATGTATGATAAAACCATGATTTGGTCGAAACATCGTTTCGCACCTTTTTGGTTATCTTTCGTGAGTTTTATCGAAGCCATTTTTTTCCCCATTCCACCCGACGTGATGTTAATTCCAATGTCTATGTCAAAGCCACAAAGCGCAATGAAATTCGCCTGGTTAACAGCTATTGCCTCCGTCTTGGGTGGCATGATTGGCTACGCATTGGGTTATTACGCCTTTGACTTGGTAGAACAATACATTACGCAATGGGGTTATCAAGAACATTGGCAAACGGCGATTCACTGGTTTGAAAAATGGGGCATTTTGGTAGTGTTTGTGGCAGGGTTTTCGCCAATTCCTTATAAGGTATTTACCATTTGCGCCGGCGTGATGCACATGGCATTTCTGCCGTTTGTTCTCACCGCCTTTATCTCTCGCGCAGCACGATTTATCTTAGTCGCGAAATTAGCCGCTTGGGGTGGTGAAAAATTTGCGGCGAAATTACGCAAATCTATTGAAATTATTGGATGGGCGGTGGTTGTTTTAGCCGTCATCGCTTATTTAATTCTACGTTAA
- the surE gene encoding 5'/3'-nucleotidase SurE yields MNILLSNDDGIHAPGIRVMAQALRNIANVTIVAPDSNRSAASSSLTLIKPLQPLRLESGDYCVNGTPADCVHIALNGFLSGRMDLVVSGINAGANLGDDVLYSGTVAAAFEGRHLGLPAIAVSLDGRQHFETAARVVCDLVPKLHSQLLGKHQILNINVPDVPYEELKGIKVCHLGYRSSAAEVIKQKSPRDEDIYWIGLSGLPEYESEGTDFHAVKNGYVSITPIQVDMTAHQSISALQHWLESE; encoded by the coding sequence ATGAATATTTTATTAAGTAACGATGACGGCATTCACGCGCCGGGTATCCGTGTAATGGCACAAGCACTACGCAATATCGCCAATGTCACTATTGTGGCACCGGACAGCAATCGCAGCGCGGCTTCCAGCTCACTAACCTTAATTAAGCCACTCCAACCGTTACGTTTGGAAAGCGGCGACTATTGCGTCAACGGCACGCCGGCCGATTGCGTGCATATTGCGCTCAACGGTTTTCTTTCCGGACGCATGGATTTAGTGGTTTCCGGCATTAACGCCGGAGCCAATTTAGGCGATGACGTTTTGTACTCCGGCACCGTAGCTGCTGCCTTTGAAGGGCGCCATTTAGGCTTACCGGCCATTGCTGTGTCGCTCGATGGCCGCCAGCACTTTGAAACGGCGGCCCGCGTGGTGTGCGATTTAGTCCCTAAATTGCATTCGCAATTATTGGGTAAACATCAAATTTTGAACATTAACGTGCCGGATGTGCCTTACGAAGAACTCAAAGGTATCAAAGTCTGCCACTTGGGCTATCGCTCCTCAGCTGCTGAAGTGATTAAACAAAAAAGCCCACGTGATGAAGATATTTATTGGATAGGCCTAAGCGGATTGCCTGAATATGAAAGCGAAGGCACCGATTTTCATGCGGTAAAAAACGGCTATGTTTCCATCACGCCGATTCAAGTAGACATGACTGCACACCAGTCAATCAGCGCTTTACAACATTGGTTAGAAAGTGAATAA